From the genome of Nicotiana sylvestris chromosome 2, ASM39365v2, whole genome shotgun sequence, one region includes:
- the LOC138885733 gene encoding uncharacterized protein — MSSPSIDEREIELDNFAAQNEVGDDEFIGDEDMNIDGAAEREEVTFDKGQAVGPTDKRVSDLTNFLGIIARNPRFIPLVHTSSHAVSKDIKQQMWEYVNFLIPTEGEKWVMTGLRDAWKRKRNIKKKYFDKNDTIEQMLQILPNEIPEVQFRQLIEYWNNEDVQAMCQLNFENRKKQKWRHRMGLINFARVRVALHATKENNEEPSKSEMFITTCTKKGKEVHTDTQVAISELQNRQSFGETADDAFRTVFGKEQPGRVDIVKDIQESMLEELDFKKEAANVESSRRYLEAMGLTKQVTTPKVYPQCSTKRVLTMERLYGVILTDLDSIKSLVSSPETSLITALNVW, encoded by the exons ATGTCCTCTCCAAGTATTGATGAGCGTGAaatagaattggataattttgctGCACAAAATGAAGTTGGCGACGATGAATTTATTGGAGATGAGGATATGAACATCGATGGTGCTGCAG AAAGAGAGGAGGTGACATTTGATAAAGGACAAGCAGTTGGACCAACTGACAAGAGAGTGTCTGATTTGACCAACTTTTTAGGAATAATTGCAAGGAATCCAAGATTTATCCCCTTGGTGCATACTAGTTCGCATGCTGTGTCAAAGGATATTAAGCAACAAATGTGGGAATATGTCAAT TTCTTAATTCCAACTGAAGGAGAAAAGTGGGTAATGACTGGTCTTCGTGATGCTTGGAAGCGAAAGAGGAATattaagaagaaatattttgataaaaatgataCTATTGAACAAATGCTACAAATTCTTCCCAATGAGATACCTGAAGTTCAGTTCCGTCAATTGATTGAGTATTGGAATAACGAAGATGTCCAA GCTATGTGCCAATTGAATTTTGAAAACAGGAAAAAACAAAAGTGGAGGCATCGAATGGGACTTATTAATTTTGCAAGAGTGCGTGTGGCATTG CACGCAACCAAAGAGAATAACGAGGAACCATCAAAGTCTgaaatgtttattacaacttgTACAAAGAAAGGGAAGGAAGTTCATACAGATACTCAAGTTGCAATA TCTGAACTTCAGAATCGTCAAAGTTTCGGAGAAACAGCAGATGATGCATTTAGGACTGTATTTGGAAAGGAGCAGCCTGGTCGG GTTGATATTGTCAAAGACATACAAGAATCAATGCTAGAAGAACTTGACTTCAAGAAGGAGGCTGCAAATGTTGAGTCATCCAGGAGGTATTTAGAAGCCATGGGACTTACTAAGCAGGTCACTACTCCAAAAGTCTACCCTCAATGTAGTACTAAGCGTGTTCTGACAATGGAGAGGCTATATGGAGTTATTTTGACGGACTTAGACTCCATTAAGTCACTGGTTTCTAGTCCTGAGACGAGTCTTATTACTGCCCTTAATGTTTGGTGA
- the LOC138885732 gene encoding uncharacterized protein, giving the protein MDLPRYSKEYIEGVQSFLDFAYSYGDPQGEEIQCPCAKCCNIRWTRRNVVYDHLICYGFVQGYTRWINHRECEILMNVNCDMDDNVCSYDDIDGLLNDKFRNVAHAEGVYEGPNEDANKFYNLVDEASQDLYPGCKGFSRLSFTIRLYLLKCLHGWSNASFTSLLELLKETMPDLNIPISYNKAKSMVNDLGLDYEKIDACPNDCMLFRNDHKDDEYCHFCGASRYIKYFEVDRDLEASKKGYRVPTKILRHFPLIPRLKRLFMCSKTADTLRWHDEERYKDGKLRHPAVGQAWKDFDSLHLEFARDSRNLRLGLASDGFNPFRTMSISHSTWPVILMVYNLLP; this is encoded by the coding sequence ATGGATTTACCAAGGTATAGCAAAGAGTATATCGAGGGTGTTCAATCTTTCTTAGATTTTGCTTACTCTTATGGAGATCCTCAAGGCGAAGAAATTCAATGCCCATGTGCAAAGTGTTGTAATATTCGTTGGACTCGAAGGAATGTAGTTTATGATCATCTAATATGTTATGGGTTTGTTCAAGGTTATACAAGATGGATTAATCACAGGGAATGTGAAATTTTGATGAATGTTAATTGTGACATGGATGATAATGTTTGCTCGTACGATGATATTGATGGGTTGTTGAATGATAAATTTAGAAATGTTGCACATGCTGAAGGAGTGTATGAAGGCCCAAATGAAGATGCCAATAAATTTTATAACTTAGTTGACGAGGCAAGCCAAGACCTATATCCGGGTTGTAAAGGATTCTCTAGATTATCTTTTACAATCCGTCTCTATTTGTTGAAGTGTCTACATGGATGGAGCAATGCGTCTTTCACTTCTCTTTTAGAGCTATTAAAAGAGACGATGCCTGACTTGAACATTCCTATATCCTACAATAAAGCCAAATCTATGGTAAATGATCTCGGTCTTGATTATGAAAAAATTGATGCATGTCCCAATGATTGCATGCTATTTAGGAATGACCATAAGGATGATGAATATTGTCATTTCTGTGGAGCTTCTCGATATATTAAATATTTTGAAGTAGATAGAGATCTTGAGGCTTCCAAAAAAGGTTATCGTGTTCCAACGAAAATTTTGAGACACTTTCCATTAATTCCTAGACTTAAAAGGCTATTTATGTGCTCAAAGACAGCAGATACATTGAGGTGGCATGACGAGGAGCGTTATAAAGATGGAAAGTTAAGGCATCCTGCTGTTGGGCAAGCATGGAAAGACTTTGATAGCTTGCATTTAGAATTTGCAAGGGATTCTCGCAATTTGAGACTTGGCTTAGCAAGTGATGGGTTCAATCCATTTCGGACCATGAGCATATCTCATAGCACATGGCCAGTTATTTTAATGGTGTATAATTTGCTTCCTTAG